One stretch of Rana temporaria chromosome 10, aRanTem1.1, whole genome shotgun sequence DNA includes these proteins:
- the FDXACB1 gene encoding ferredoxin-fold anticodon-binding domain-containing protein 1 — translation MPCILLVGEGNFSYSASLSDFIQGKDLIVATCYETEDSISKQPLSSTNVEQLRKNGALVYFEVDATRLKDYVFLTNHLYDRIIFNFPHCGRKAGVRKNRDLLWKFFLSCVEVLAQNGDIHVALCQGQGGTPADEPMREWHNSWQIVAMAAKAGFILSAVTPFSYNQFCGYQSTGYRSQEKSFHVNGSLNHIFTRSLPLDNLKALCLIDRLTDSSASLHDQEYCDNQVFRDLIGRERFHPVNLLYDDIIEHFQTNFTLNTLDDKFPLICDVSSFSSVFKCPESWQNVFHVTDRHQIGCGSVNGTQGSHTSCSQHNVTEDSVHNSTANSSGLSYLRPSLTSFIKDIAQRCSLIPDTLNVLSGPVFRKCLISPWMMPVYEELVLFLCSPSDTKASQLKLVMETIGNVVASIAKSVLLNDELDSSEQPLNVHGLHFHQKTSVYYFINMSPGDSDKMIGAIRIVTSEELSSDHSFIIITLNLDLLAMCLLGIEDWRLLWTDDERFIQQFSQGKLKPFKTFSLYPPCYTHDVSFWVEDGAVFDENEFHNITRRVSWGNIVTIELLEQYEDGKMGKTSRCYRMTYQSCDQALSYESALKIQLQLREELGRCLHITLR, via the exons ATGCCGTGTATCTTGTTAGTGGGCGAAGGGAACTTTTCTTATTCTGCATCCCTCTCTGACTTCATCCAAGGGAAGGATCTCATTGTTGCGACTTGTTATGAGACAGAAGATTCAATATCCAAACAGCCTCTCTCATCTACCAATGTGGAGCAGCTCAGAAAAAACG GAGCTCTGGTATACTTTGAAGTGGATGCTACAAGACTAAAAGATTATGTTTTCCTAACTAATCATCTTTATGACCGCATTATCTTTAATTTCCCACATTGTGGGAGGAAGGCTGGAGTAAGGAAGAACAGGGATTTGCTCTGGAAGTTTTTTCTTAG ctGTGTGGAAGTCCTTGCTCAGAACGGAGACATTCATGTGGCTTTGTGCCAAGGACAAGGTGGCACTCCTGCTGATGAGCCTATGAGGGAGTGGCATAATAGCTGGCAAATAGTGGCTATGGCAGCAAAGGCAGGATTCATCCTAAGTGCTGTGACTCCCTTCAGTTACAACCAGTTCTGTGGTTACCAGAGCACGGGATACAG AAGCCAAGAAAAGTCTTTCCATGTGAATGGCTCATTGAATCACATTTTCACCAGAAGTTTACCACTGGATAATTTGAAAGCATTATGTCTGATAGATAGACTGACAGACTCATCTGCTTCTCTCCATGACCAGGAATACTGTGACAACCAAGTATTCAG GGACTTAATTGGAAGAGAGCGATTCCATCCCGTCAATCTGCTGTATGATGATATTATTGAACATTTTCAAACAAACTTTACTTTAAACACTTTGGATGATAAGTTTCCTCTCATTTGTGACGTGTCCAGTTTCTCAAGTGTTTTTAAGTGTCCCGAGTCCTGGCAAAATGTTTTCCATGTAACGGATAGACACCAGATTGGATGTGGAAGTGTTAATGGTACACAAGGGAGCCATACGAGTTGTTCTCAGCATAATGTTACTGAAGATTCAGTTCATAATTCCACAGCTAACAGCAGTGGTCTAAGTTATTTAAGGCCTTCCTTGACTTCTTTCATTAAAGACATAGCTCAGAGATGCAGCCTTATACCAGATACTCTCAATGTGCTCAGTGGACCTGTTTTCAGAAAATGTTTAATCTCCCCATGGATGATGCCGGTCTACGAAGAACTTGTCTTGTTTCTGTGCTCTCCAAGTGACACAAAGGCAAGTCAGCTCAAGCTGGTGATGGAAACCATTGGGAATGTTGTGGCCTCTATTGCAAAATCAGTTTTGCTGAATGATGAACTGGATTCCAGTGAACAACCTTTAAATGTCCACGGCTTACATTTTCATCAAAAGACTAGTGTTTATTATTTCATAAACATGTCTCCAGGTGATTCTGATAAGATGATTGGAGCAATCAGGATAGTTACCTCTGAAGAATTGAGCAGTGATCATAGCTTTATTATAATAACTCTTAATCTGGATTTATTGGCCATGTGTCTTTTGGGCATTGAAGACTGGAGACTGCTTTGGACAGATGATGAGCGATTCATACAACAGTTCAGTCAAGGAAAGTTAAAACCATTTAAGACGTTTTCTCTCTACCCTCCATGTTATACCCATGATGTTAGTTTCTGGGTTGAAGATGGTGCTGTGTTTGATGAGAATGAGTTTCACAACATAACTCGGAGAGTGTCTTGGGGAAACATTGTTACCATCGAGCTGCTGGAACAGTATGAGGatggaaaaatgggaaaaacCAGTCGGTGTTATAGGATGACCTATCAGTCTTGTGATCAAGCTCTAAGTTATGAATCGGCATTAAAAATTCAACTGCAGTTAAGGGAAGAGCTGGGAAGATGTTTACATATTACTCTGAGATAG